TTTAGTATAATAGTAGGACTAGAAGTGTATGAGGTAGAGATATGGAAATGAAACAGATTAGTGATTCGACCATAAAAATCACGATTCAGCTGGAAGATTTGGAAGAGCGTGGCATGGAAATGGCCGATTTCTTGGTCCCCCAAGAAAAGACAGAAGAGTTTTTCTATACCATCTTAGATGAGTTGGAAATGCCGGATAATTTTTTGGACAGCGGTATGCTGAGTTTTCGAGTGACGCCTAAGCCAGATAAGGTGGATGTTTTTGTTACCAAATCTAAATTGGATAAGAATCTGAGTTTTGAGGATTTGGCAGATCTGCCAGACATGGACGAGCTGTCTCATATGTCTCCAGATGAATTCCTCAAGACACTAGAAAAGAGCATTTTTGAAAAGAGTAAGGAAGACATAGAAGCAGTCCAATCTTTGGAAACAGCCGAAGCAGAGGAAAGGGAGCAGCTTTCTCAGGAGGAGGCTGATGAGCAGTCAGCAGAAAATGCAGAGCGTTACATTTACTATATCCTGCGTTTTGAAGATATTAAGGCTGCTGCGGCCTTTGCCCAGACGGTGGACTATAAGATTGACTTATCAGAGCTTTATAAGTATGATTCAGCTTATTATTTGACGATTTTAGTAGATGTTGAGGGCTTTCCAGAGCGCTATCCAGCTTGGCTCTTGGCCAAGATGCGTGAATTCGCAGATGACTCAGATATCACTCGGGCAGTGCTGCAGGAGCACGGTCATCTGCTTTTGGTGACAGATGCGGTCTCCGGTCTGCAGAAGGTTGAATGCCTATGATTACTTTTCCTTTAAAGTTTATCTTGGTATTACTGGGAACTTTTTTTATCGGGGTGATTCTGACACCCTTGGTTCGGCTCTTAGCCTTTAAGATTGGTGCGGTAGATTATCCCAATGCTCGCCGAATCAATAAAAAGCCCATGCCTAGCAGTGGCGGGTTGGCGATTGTAGCGGCCTTTTCTATCTCTACTCTGCTCTTGATGCCGCAGATTGTTGCTGTAGATTTTTTTGGACAGACCTATTTTGATTATGTTTGGCCGGTTGTACTAGGTGGTTTGATTATTGCTTTTACAGGGCTGATTGATGATATCAAAGAGCTGTCGCCTATGCTGAAAATGGGTGGAATTGTTCTAGCAGCCAGTCTAATCTGGTGGCTGACTGATTTCCGATTGGATGATTTTAAGATTCCTTTTGGCGGACCTTTCCTGCATTTTGAGCCTTGGCTGTCCTATATTTTGACAGTGGTATGGATTATTTCTATCACCAATGCAGTTAATTTGATTGATGGTTTGGATGGCCTGGTGAGCGGGGTATCCATTATCTCCTTGGTGACGATGGGAATTGTTTCTTACTTCTTTTTGCCCCAGCACAATCTCTTTCTGACCTTGACTATTTTCGTTTTGGTCTTGTCGATTGCAGGTTTTTTCCCTTACAATTACCATCCAGCTATCATCTATCTTGGTGATACGGGGGCTCTCTTCATTGGCTTTATGATTGCCGTCTTGTCTTTGCAAGGGCTGAAAAATGCGACGGCTGTTGCAGTGGTGACCCCTATGATTATCTTAGGGGTGCCGATTACGGATACTTTTCTGGCGATTATCCGCCGTACCCTGTCTGGTCAGAAATTCTACACGCCTGACAAGCACCATCTCCATCATAGACTCTTGTCTCTGGGATTGACTCACCGAGGAACAGTGCTGGTTATCTACGGAATTTCGCTGGTCTTTGCCATGATTTCTCTCTTGTTGAATGTTTCCAGTCGAATTGGGGGCGTGCTCTTGATGATTGGCTTACTTCTGGGAGTTGAGCTCTTTGCTGAGCTGGTCGGAGTTTTGGGACCTAATCGTACTCCTTTGCTCAATATTCTCCGCTTTATTGGGAACTCCTCCTACCGAGAGGAAGTTCGGCGGAAATGGCGTCAAAAGAGGAATAAATAAGAATAGCTCTAAACAAAATAAAAGCCTTTTGGGCTTTTTTTTGGTATACTAAAGTGTGTAAATCAGCTAAGCAAAGAAAGGAAAAAGAAATGTCTGTCTTAGAAATCAAAGATCTTCATGTTGAAATTGAAGGGAAAAAAATTCTCAAAGGGGTGAATCTCACTCTGAAAACAGGAGAGGTTGCAGCTATTATGGGCCCAAATGGAACAGGGAAGTCTACCTTGTCTGCAGCCATCATGGGCAATCCTAACTACGAAGTGACTCAAGGAGAGGTGCTTTTTGATGGAGTCAATATCTTGGAGTTGGAAGTGGATGAGCGTGCTCGCATGGGACTCTTCCTTGCTATGCAGTACCCTAGTGAAATTCCTGGCATTACTAATGCAGAATTTCTCCGTGCTGCTATGAATGCTGGCAAAGAAGACGAGGAAAAAATCTCTGTCCGTGACTTTATCATGAAGCTGGATGAAAAGATGGAATTGCTTAACATGAAAGAAGAAATGGCTGAGCGTTACCTTAATGAAGGTTTCTCCGGCGGTGAAAAGAAGCGCAATGAAATCCTGCAGTTGCTCATGCTAGAGCCGACTTTTGCACTCTTGGATGAGATTGACTCGGGTCTCGATATTGATGCGCTTAAGGTTGTGTCTAAAGGGGTTAATGCTATGCGTGGTGAAGGTTTTGGAGCGATGATTATCACCCATTACCAACGCTTGCTCAACTATATCACTCCGGATAAGGTTCACGTTATGATGGAAGGCAAGGTCGTTCTTTCCGGTGGTCCGGAATTGGCAGTCCGCTTGGAAAAAGAAGGTTATGCTAAGTTGGCTGAAGAATTGGGCTTCAATTACAAGGAAGAAGCTTAGTCAAACATTCTTTTGACTTTGATAAAAGATAGGAGAATGACATGACTAAAGAATTAATTCAAGAATTTTCACGGTTGCACGCTGAGCCAGGATGGTTGGCTAGTCTCCGTCAGAAGGCTTTTGAGAAGATGGACCAATTGGCTTTGCCAGTTATCGAGAGGGTTAAATTCCATCGTTGGAATCTGGGCGACGGCCGTATTAGCGACAGCGAACCTTTGAGCAGCGTGCCGGATTTCACTGCTCTCGGAGATAATCTCAAGTTTATTCAAATGGGTACCCAGACAGTTCTAGAGCAATTGCCAGCTGACTTAGCTGCGCAAGGTGTGATTTTCACAGATTTTCACACAGCTTTGGAAGAAATTCCAGAGCTGGTAGAGAAGCATTTTATGTCTGCAGTCAAGTATGACGAGGACAAATTGGCGGCTTACCACACTGCCTATTTCAACAGTGGTGCGGTTCTTTATGTGCCGGACAATGTTGAGATTGACCAGCCGATTGAAGGCATTTTTTATCAGGATAGCGAAAGCGATGTTCCTTTTAACAAGCATATTTTGATTATCGCAGGCAAGCATTCCAAGGTTAACTACTTGGAACGCTTGGAGACTTATGGTGAGGGCTCTGTTCCAGCGACAGCCAATATCACCGTCGAAGTCATTGCCCAGGCTGGTGCTCAGATTAAATTTTCAGCTATTGACCGTTTGGGCGAAAATGTAACGGCTTATATCAGCCGTCGTGGTAAGCTGGAAAACGATGCTATGATTGACTGGGCCATCGGCGTTATGAACGAAGGCAATGTCGTAGCTGACTTTGATAGCGACCTCTATGGCAAGGGCAGTCATGCGGATATGAAGGTGGTGGCTCTTTCCAGCGGTAAGCAAGTTCAGGGAATTGATACCCGCGTAACTAACTATGGCTGCAACTCTATCGGAAATATCCTGCAGCACGGGGTTATCTTAGAAAAAGGAACCCTGACCTTCAATGGTATCGGCCATATTATCAAAGGGGCTAAGGGAGCAGATGCCCAGCAGGAAAGCCGGGTTCTCATGCTGTCTGATCAGGCTCGCTCAGATGCTAATCCAATCCTCTTGATTGATGAGAATGATGTGACAGCTGGTCACGCGGCTTCTATCGGCCAGGTTGATCCGGAGGATATGTATTACCTCATGAGTCGGGGACTTGATAAGGCGACGGCTGAACGCTTGGTCGTGCGCGGTTTCTTAGGCTCAGTGATTGTAGAAATCCCTGTTAAGGAAGTCCGTGATGAAATGATTGAGAATATCGATATTATTCTCGCAAAAAGATAAAAAGCTGGGCCTTGTCCCGTATAAGTAGATAGGAGTCTTCATGTCTGGATTTAATGCAGAAGCAATCAAGCAAGATTTTCCCATTTTGGACCAAATTGTCAATGATGAACCTTTGGTTTATTTGGACAATGCGGCGACAACCCAGAAACCCAAGCAGGTGCTGGCAGCTATTGAAAACTACTATCTTAGAGACAATGCCAATGTCCACCGCGGTGTGCATACGCTAGCTGAGCGGGCAACGGCAGCCTATGAAGCAGCCAGAGAAAGAGTTCGTTCTTTTATCAATGCAGCTTCTAGCAGAGAGGTTCTCTTTACACGAGGGACCACGACGAGTCTTAATTGGGTGGCTCAGCTTGCGGCTGAAAGGCTGCAGCCTGGTGATGAAGTGATGATTTCTATCATGGAGCACCATTCCAATGTCATTCCTTGGCAGGAAGCTTGTAGGAAGACCGGAGCCAAGTTGGTCTATGTCTATCTCAAGGATGGTGCTCTGGATATGGAGGATTTCCATGCCAAGCTCAATGAGCGGACAAAGTTTGTCTCTCTGGCTCATGCTTCCAATGTCCTCGGTGTCATCAATCCCATCAAAGAGATTGCCCAGCTGGTTCATCAGCAAGGAGCACTTTTAGTGGTGGATGGGGCTCAATCCATTCCGCACATGAAGATTGATGTGCAGGATTTGGATGTGGACTTCTTCGCCTTTTCAGGGCATAAGATGGCTGGGCCTACCGGCATTGGGGTTCTCTATGGCAAGGAAGAATTGCTAGAAGAGATGTCGCCAGTCGAGTTTGGCGGCGAAATGATTGATTTTGTCTATGAGCAGGAGGCTACCTGGAAGGAGATCCCGTGGAAGTTTGAGGCCGGCACTCCGAATATGGCAGGAGCAATCGGTCTTGCGGCGGCCATTGATTATTTGGAAGACTTGGGTATGGATGCCATTGCTCAGCATGAACAAGACCTGATTGCTTATGTATTTCCTAAGCTGCAGGCAGTAGAAGGGTTGACCATTTATGGCTCTCAGGATTTGGCCCAGCGTTCGGGCGTGATTGCCTTTAACCTGGATGGTCTCCATCCGCATGATGTCGCGACAGCTCTAGACTACGAAGGAGTGGCTGTTCGGGCGGGTCACCATTGTGCTCAGCCTTTACTCACCTATCTGCAGGTGCCAGCGACTGTGCGGGCCAGCTTTTATATCTATAACACCTATGCAGATTGCGACAAGCTGGTAGATGCTTTAGAAAAGACAAAGGAGTTTTTCAATGGCGCTTTCTAAGTTAGACAGTCTTTACAAGGCGGTTGTGACCGACCACTCAGCTCACCCCCATCATCATGGGAAACTGGAAGATGTGGAGCAGGTAGTCCTCAATAACCCGACCTGTGGCGATGTTATCAGCCTGTCTGTGAAGTTTAATGCTCAAAACCAGATTGAGGATATTGCTTTTGTAAATTCTGGCTGTACCATCTCAACGGCTTCGGCCAGCATGATGACGGATGCGGTTCTAGGCAAGACAAAAGCGCAGGCCCTGGAATTGGCAGAAGTTTTCTCACAGATGGTTCAGGGCCAGGAAGACAGTCGCCAGAAAGAATTGGGAGATGGAGCCTTTTTAGCAGGCGTTGCCAAATTCCCGCAGCGGATTAAGTGTGCGACCTTGGGTTGGAATGCCCTCAAGCGAGCAATTGAAGAAGATAAAAAGTAAGAACGTGAAAGGAAATTATGTCAGAAGAAAGAGTAGAACCAAAACCGATTGATCTCGGTGAGTACAAGTTTGGTTTCCATGACGATGTTGAGCCTGTTATCTCGACAGGGAAAGGGCTGAATGAAGCGGTCATTCGTGAGCTTTCTGCAGCCAAGGATGAACCAGAGTGGATGCTGGATTTCCGCCTCAAATCCTACGAGGCTTTCAAGAAGATGCCGATGCAGACTTGGGGACCGGATTTGTCGGAAATTAATTTTGATGACTTGATTTATTACCAAAAGGCCTCTGATAAGCCTGCTAGAAGCTGGGATGAAGTGCCTGAAAAGATCAAGGAAACCTTTGAGCGGATTGGGATTCCAGAAGCGGAGAGAGCCTACCTGGCAGGTGCGGCTGCCCAGTATGAGTCCGAGGTGGTCTACCACAATATGAAGGAAGAGTTCCAAAAGCTAGGAATCGTCTTCACAGATACCGACTCAGCTCTTAAGGAATACCCAGAGCTTTTCAAGCAGTATTTTGCTAAGCTGGTCCCTCCAACAGATAACAAGCTAGCAGCTCTCAACTCCGCTGTCTGGTCTGGTGGTACTTTCATCTATGTGCCAAAAGGTGTCAAGGTAGATGTTCCCTTGCAGACTTATTTCCGGATTAACAATGAAAATTCTGGTCAGTTTGAGCGGACTTTGATTATCGTTGATGAGGGCGCTAGCGTCCATTATGTTGAGGGATGTACTGCTCCGACTTATTCCAGCAATAGCTTGCATGCCGCGATTGTTGAAATTTTTGCCCTCGATGGTGCCTATATGCGCTACACCACTATTCAAAACTGGTCCGATAATGTCTACAACCTCGTGACCAAGCGGGCGCGGGCCATGAAAGATGCGACAGTTGAGTGGATTGACGGGAACCTTGGTGCGAAAACAACTATGAAGTATCCGTCTGTTTATCTGGATGGACCTGGAGCACGTGGAACCATGTTGTCTATTGCCTTTGCCAATACCAATCAGCACCAAGATACGGGGGCTAAGATGATTCACAATGCTCCGCATACCAGCTCATCTATCGTGTCTAAGTCTATTGCTAAGGGCGGAGGTAAGGTGGATTACCGAGGTCAAGTGACCTTTGGAAAGAATTCACAGAAATCCGTCAGCCATATTGAGTGTGATACGATTATCATGGATGATATTTCTGCGTCAGATACCATTCCTTTTAATGAAATTCACAACTCCCAGGTAGCGCTGGAGCACGAGGCCAAGGTTTCTAAGATTTCAGAAGAGCAGCTCTACTATCTTATGAGCCGTGGTTTGTCCGAATCCGAAGCTACCGAAATGATTGTCATGGGCTTTGTCGAGCCATTCACCAAAGAACTGCCTATGGAATACGCTGTTGAGCTTAACCGCCTTATCAGCTATGAAATGGAAGGGTCAGTTGGGTAAAACTTTAAATCACTGCTTGAAGAACCGCATTGCGAGTTAATATTCAAAGAAGTTTGCTAGTTCTAGTCCAACATTTATAAAACATACAAAACAACCGCGAATCATTTGATTCGCGGTTGTTCTTTATAGTTTCTCGTTGACATAGCGGACGAAGTCATTCCACCAGACCTTGAAGAAGATACTTTTTTCCACCTCTTGGCCTGCCACCATTGTGACAGAGGGTGCTTTGTTTTCCAGATAGCCTTGACCGATTGGCTCAGGGTCGGTATAGGTCAAAGTACCGAGTTCGGTATTTTTTTTCAGAGGAGCTTGGAAGCCTTGTTCCTTGGTTGAAAATTCCACCTTGTGCTCAGCCTGATTGGCAATGCGCTCAATGATGGTGAAATCCTTGCTGGCGACGGCTGGAACGGTCTTTTGCTTGCCGTCAATAACTGTTGAATGGCTTTTATTGTAGGCCTCCCCCTCAGCCACAATAGTCGTCTGGGTGAAGTTTTGCGAAACATAGTTCATCAAAGACGCTGTGGCTACAAAGCGCGCATAGGGGTCACCGTCAGTTTGCTCAACGTCCAGCACAACAGTAATCATGCGGATACCATTTTCAGT
This window of the Streptococcus sanguinis genome carries:
- the sufC gene encoding Fe-S cluster assembly ATPase SufC, which encodes MSVLEIKDLHVEIEGKKILKGVNLTLKTGEVAAIMGPNGTGKSTLSAAIMGNPNYEVTQGEVLFDGVNILELEVDERARMGLFLAMQYPSEIPGITNAEFLRAAMNAGKEDEEKISVRDFIMKLDEKMELLNMKEEMAERYLNEGFSGGEKKRNEILQLLMLEPTFALLDEIDSGLDIDALKVVSKGVNAMRGEGFGAMIITHYQRLLNYITPDKVHVMMEGKVVLSGGPELAVRLEKEGYAKLAEELGFNYKEEA
- the mecA gene encoding adaptor protein MecA: MEMKQISDSTIKITIQLEDLEERGMEMADFLVPQEKTEEFFYTILDELEMPDNFLDSGMLSFRVTPKPDKVDVFVTKSKLDKNLSFEDLADLPDMDELSHMSPDEFLKTLEKSIFEKSKEDIEAVQSLETAEAEEREQLSQEEADEQSAENAERYIYYILRFEDIKAAAAFAQTVDYKIDLSELYKYDSAYYLTILVDVEGFPERYPAWLLAKMREFADDSDITRAVLQEHGHLLLVTDAVSGLQKVECL
- the sufD gene encoding Fe-S cluster assembly protein SufD, yielding MTKELIQEFSRLHAEPGWLASLRQKAFEKMDQLALPVIERVKFHRWNLGDGRISDSEPLSSVPDFTALGDNLKFIQMGTQTVLEQLPADLAAQGVIFTDFHTALEEIPELVEKHFMSAVKYDEDKLAAYHTAYFNSGAVLYVPDNVEIDQPIEGIFYQDSESDVPFNKHILIIAGKHSKVNYLERLETYGEGSVPATANITVEVIAQAGAQIKFSAIDRLGENVTAYISRRGKLENDAMIDWAIGVMNEGNVVADFDSDLYGKGSHADMKVVALSSGKQVQGIDTRVTNYGCNSIGNILQHGVILEKGTLTFNGIGHIIKGAKGADAQQESRVLMLSDQARSDANPILLIDENDVTAGHAASIGQVDPEDMYYLMSRGLDKATAERLVVRGFLGSVIVEIPVKEVRDEMIENIDIILAKR
- a CDS encoding cysteine desulfurase; translation: MSGFNAEAIKQDFPILDQIVNDEPLVYLDNAATTQKPKQVLAAIENYYLRDNANVHRGVHTLAERATAAYEAARERVRSFINAASSREVLFTRGTTTSLNWVAQLAAERLQPGDEVMISIMEHHSNVIPWQEACRKTGAKLVYVYLKDGALDMEDFHAKLNERTKFVSLAHASNVLGVINPIKEIAQLVHQQGALLVVDGAQSIPHMKIDVQDLDVDFFAFSGHKMAGPTGIGVLYGKEELLEEMSPVEFGGEMIDFVYEQEATWKEIPWKFEAGTPNMAGAIGLAAAIDYLEDLGMDAIAQHEQDLIAYVFPKLQAVEGLTIYGSQDLAQRSGVIAFNLDGLHPHDVATALDYEGVAVRAGHHCAQPLLTYLQVPATVRASFYIYNTYADCDKLVDALEKTKEFFNGAF
- the sufB gene encoding Fe-S cluster assembly protein SufB, with translation MSEERVEPKPIDLGEYKFGFHDDVEPVISTGKGLNEAVIRELSAAKDEPEWMLDFRLKSYEAFKKMPMQTWGPDLSEINFDDLIYYQKASDKPARSWDEVPEKIKETFERIGIPEAERAYLAGAAAQYESEVVYHNMKEEFQKLGIVFTDTDSALKEYPELFKQYFAKLVPPTDNKLAALNSAVWSGGTFIYVPKGVKVDVPLQTYFRINNENSGQFERTLIIVDEGASVHYVEGCTAPTYSSNSLHAAIVEIFALDGAYMRYTTIQNWSDNVYNLVTKRARAMKDATVEWIDGNLGAKTTMKYPSVYLDGPGARGTMLSIAFANTNQHQDTGAKMIHNAPHTSSSIVSKSIAKGGGKVDYRGQVTFGKNSQKSVSHIECDTIIMDDISASDTIPFNEIHNSQVALEHEAKVSKISEEQLYYLMSRGLSESEATEMIVMGFVEPFTKELPMEYAVELNRLISYEMEGSVG
- a CDS encoding glycosyltransferase family 4 protein, which codes for MPMITFPLKFILVLLGTFFIGVILTPLVRLLAFKIGAVDYPNARRINKKPMPSSGGLAIVAAFSISTLLLMPQIVAVDFFGQTYFDYVWPVVLGGLIIAFTGLIDDIKELSPMLKMGGIVLAASLIWWLTDFRLDDFKIPFGGPFLHFEPWLSYILTVVWIISITNAVNLIDGLDGLVSGVSIISLVTMGIVSYFFLPQHNLFLTLTIFVLVLSIAGFFPYNYHPAIIYLGDTGALFIGFMIAVLSLQGLKNATAVAVVTPMIILGVPITDTFLAIIRRTLSGQKFYTPDKHHLHHRLLSLGLTHRGTVLVIYGISLVFAMISLLLNVSSRIGGVLLMIGLLLGVELFAELVGVLGPNRTPLLNILRFIGNSSYREEVRRKWRQKRNK
- the sufU gene encoding Fe-S cluster assembly sulfur transfer protein SufU: MALSKLDSLYKAVVTDHSAHPHHHGKLEDVEQVVLNNPTCGDVISLSVKFNAQNQIEDIAFVNSGCTISTASASMMTDAVLGKTKAQALELAEVFSQMVQGQEDSRQKELGDGAFLAGVAKFPQRIKCATLGWNALKRAIEEDKK